A window from Zingiber officinale cultivar Zhangliang chromosome 7A, Zo_v1.1, whole genome shotgun sequence encodes these proteins:
- the LOC122002358 gene encoding 2-alkenal reductase (NADP(+)-dependent)-like — MASAEDVVVVNKQVLLKHFIPEGAPKETDMELVTTGTIRLRVPEGSNAVLLKNLYLSCDPYMRMRMTKHEEASYVDDFVPGAPITGFGVGKVVDSSHPDFKTGDYVWGLIGWEEYSLITKPQGLFKIHHTEIPLSYYTGILGMVGLTAYVGFYDICSPKKGERVFVSAAAGAVGQIVGQFAKHFGCYVVGSAGSDEKVNLLKTKFGFDEAFNYKKEPDLTKALKRYFPEGIDIYFENVGGPMLEAVLHNMRIKGRIAACGMISQYNLEKPEGVHNLFLIVGKRIRLEGFLVFDHYGSYPEFEEKVVQLIKEEKIKYLEDIVEGLENAPAALIGLFEGRNVGKQVVVVSRE; from the exons ATGGCATCGGCGGAGGATGTGGTGGTAGTGAACAAGCAGGTGTTGCTGAAGCACTTCATCCCGGAAGGGGCGCCCAAGGAGACGGACATGGAGCTGGTGACGACGGGCACCATCCGGCTGCGGGTGCCGGAGGGTTCCAACGCCGTGCTCCTCAAGAACCTCTACCTCTCCTGCGACCCTTACATGCGAATGCGCATGACTAAGCACGAGGAAGCAAGCTACGTAGATGACTTCGTCCCCGGCGCG CCGATAACTGGCTTCGGTGTTGGAAAAGTTGTGGACTCCAGCCACCCTGATTTTAAAACTGGTGACTATGTGTGGGGCCTCATTGGTTGGGAAGAATATAGTCTCATTACAAAGCCACAaggacttttcaaaattcatcacACTGAAATTCCACTTTCTTACTATACTGGTATTCTTG GTATGGTAGGTCTTACAGCTTATGTTGGATTTTACGACATTTGCTCTCCAAAGAAGGGGGAGCGCGTTTTTGTATCTGCAGCAGCAGGTGCTGTTGGCCAAATTGTAGGACAATTTGCCAAACATTTTGGCTGTTATGTTGTCGGAAGTGCTGGTTCTGACGAAAAG GTAAATCTTCTGAAGACTAAGTTTGGCTTCGATGAGGCTTTTAACTATAAGAAGGAACCTGATCTGACTAAAGCTTTGAAGAG GTACTTCCCAGAAGGCATTGATATCTACTTTGAGAATGTAGGTGGTCCAATGCTTGAAGCTGTTCTTCATAATATGAGAATCAAAGGTCGAATTGCGGCTTGTGGGATGATTTCTCAGTACAACCTTGAGAAACCTGAAGGGGTGCACAACTTGTTCCTCATTGTTGGCAAGCGCATCCGCCTTGAAGGGTTCTTGGTATTTGATCACTATGGCAGCTATCCAGAGTTTGAAGAGAAGGTTGTGCAATTGATAAAGGAAGAGAAAATTAAGTATTTGGAAGACATAGTTGAAGGCCTTGAGAATGCCCCTGCAGCACTTATAGGCCTCTTTGAAGGGCGAAATGTCGGAAAACAGGTGGTTGTAGTCTCCCGCGAGTAA